Proteins found in one Gopherus flavomarginatus isolate rGopFla2 chromosome 18, rGopFla2.mat.asm, whole genome shotgun sequence genomic segment:
- the LOC127036926 gene encoding uncharacterized protein LOC127036926, with amino-acid sequence MTHVSEMQKASLPSPLAAPSWDKTTQGKEFRRSGPRRAGRSPDTESPRSGLRHAGRSSDTESPRSGPRRAGRSSDTESPRSGLSCRAQLRHRVAEIGAPSCRAQLRHRVAEIGAPSCRAQLRHRVAEIGAPSCRAQLRHRVAEIGAPSCRAQLRHRVAEIGAPSCRAQLRHRVAEIGAPSCRAQLRHRVAEIGAPSCRAQLRHRVAEIGAPSCRAQLRHRVAEIGAPSCRAQLRHRVAEIGAPSCRAQLRHRVAEIGAPSCRAQLRHRVAEIGAPSCRAQLRHRVAEIGAPSCRAQLRHRVAEIGAPSCRALPRHRVAEIGAPSCRALPRHRVTKIRAPSGRALPRHRVAEIGAPSCRAQLRHRVAKIGAPSGRALPRHRVAKIGAPSGRALPRHRVTEIRAPPACATISTEAATPRLSGTGASTSCPRPGKG; translated from the exons ATGACTCACGTCTCAGAAATGCAGAAGGCCTCACTTCCTTCCCCTCTGgctgctcccagctgggacaAGACCACCCAGGGGAAGGAATTcag aagatcagggccccgtcgggccgggcgcagCCCAGACACAGAGTCGCCAAGATCGGGGCTCCGTCATGCCGGGCGCAGCTCAGACACAGAGTcaccgagatcggggccccgtcgggccgggcgcagCTCAGACACAGAGTCGCCGAGATCGGGGCTGTCATGCCGGGCGCAGCTCAGACACAGAGTCGCCGAGATCGGGGCTCCGTCATGCCGGGCGCAGCTCAGACACAGAGTCGCCGAGATCGGGGCTCCGTCATGCCGGGCGCAGCTCAGACACAGAGTCGCCGAGATCGGGGCTCCGTCATGCCGGGCGCAGCTCAGACACAGAGTCGCCGAGATCGGGGCTCCGTCATGCCGGGCGCAGCTCAGACACAGAGTCGCCGAGATCGGGGCTCCGTCATGCCGGGCGCAGCTCAGACACAGAGTCGCCGAGATCGGGGCTCCGTCATGCCGGGCGCAGCTCAGACACAGAGTCGCCGAGATCGGGGCTCCGTCATGCCGGGCGCAGCTCAGACACAGAGTCGCCGAGATCGGGGCTCCGTCATGCCGGGCGCAGCTCAGACACAGAGTCGCCGAGATCGGGGCTCCGTCATGCCGGGCGCAGCTCAGACACAGAGTCGCCGAGATCGGGGCTCCGTCATGCCGGGCGCAGCTCAGACACAGAGTCGCCGAGATCGGGGCTCCGTCATGCCGGGCGCAGCTCAGACACAGAGTCGCCGAGATCGGGGCTCCGTCATGCCGGGCGCAGCTCAGACACAGAGTCGCCGAGATCGGGGCTCCGTCATGCCGGGCGCAGCTCAGACACAGAGTCGCCGAGATCGGGGCTCCGtcatgccgggcgctgcccagacacagagtcGCCGAGATCGGGGCTCCGtcatgccgggcgctgcccagacacagagtcaccaagatcagggccccatcaggccgggcgctgcccagacacagagtcGCCGAGATCGGGGCTCCGTCATGCCGGGCGCAGCTCAGACACAGAGTCGCCAagatcggggccccgtcgggccgggcgctgcccagacacagagtcGCCAAGATCGGGGCCCCAtcaggccgggcgctgcccagacacagagtcACTGAAATCAGGGCCCCCCCCGCCTGTGCCACAATCTCTACAGAGGCAGCGACGCCCCgtctctctgggacaggggcaagTACCTCGTGCCCCAGGCCTGGCAAGGGGTAG